The following coding sequences are from one Salvia hispanica cultivar TCC Black 2014 chromosome 3, UniMelb_Shisp_WGS_1.0, whole genome shotgun sequence window:
- the LOC125212649 gene encoding 2-oxoglutarate-dependent dioxygenase DAO-like translates to MSSSSSIPVIDFKEFPLQSHKLLQASQDWGCFRLINHTISPNLMAEMKASVRALLDLPADIKQRNKDIIAGSGYVAPSKNNPLYEGLGLYDIASLESVHHFCSQLEASSSQRETIVKYSVAVHELAMELGRMLCRSMGFDGDLFRGWPFQFRINKYCFTPQSIGSSGVQTHTDSGFLTILQDDENVGGLEVLDERSGEFVSVDPLPNSLLVNFGDVAKVWSNGRFCNVRHRVQCKEAAVRISIALFVLGPKEAAIEAPSELVDAEHPRLFVPFTFEDYRKLRLSTGLRAGEALADLVCKPSS, encoded by the exons atgagTAGTAGTTCTAGCATTCCAGTGATTGATTTCAAGGAATTCCCATTGCAATCGCACAAACTGCTGCAAGCATCCCAAGATTGGGGATGCTTCAGGCTCATCAATCACACCATTTCCCCCAATTTAATGGCGGAGATGAAAGCTTCGGTGAGAGCTCTCCTCGATCTCCCCGCCGATATCAAACAACGGAACAAAGACATCATCGCCGGCAGCGGATACGTCGCTCCCTCCAAAAACAATCCTCTCTACGAAGGATTAGGTCTTTACGATATCGCCTCGCTCGAATCCGTCCATCACTTCTGCTCTCAGCTCGAAGCTTCTTCTTCCCAGAG GGAAACCATTGTTAAGTATTCTGTAGCTGTCCATGAACTGGCGATGGAGTTGGGTCGAATGCTATGCCGAAGCATGGGATTCGACGGAGATTTGTTTCGGGGCTGGCCTTTCCAGTTCCGGATAAACAAGTATTGCTTCACTCCTCAAAGCATAGGATCATCAGGGGTTCAAACTCACACGGACTCCGGATTCTTAACCATTCTACAAGACGATGAGAACGTTGGTGGTCTCGAGGTGCTGGATGAGAGATCTGGAGAGTTTGTTTCTGTTGATCCATTGCCAAACTCTCTTCTTGTCAACTTCGGAGATGTTGCCAAG GTGTGGAGCAATGGGAGATTCTGCAACGTAAGGCATCGTGTGCAATGCAAAGAAGCAGCAGTGAGGATTTCGATTGCTTTGTTCGTGTTGGGGCCCAAGGAGGCAGCAATAGAAGCGCCTTCGGAGCTTGTGGACGCTGAGCACCCGCGGCTCTTCGTCCCATTCACGTTTGAAGATTACAGGAAGCTCCGGCTCTCCACCGGACTGCGTGCTGGTGAAGCTCTGGCGGATCTGGTGTGTAAGCCCTCAAGCTAG
- the LOC125209531 gene encoding keratin-associated protein 5-4-like produces MFCCLRTRGRKEGNQDQKPVAAGGKNQPPPGSYGYGENEGKLKGGGKDGNMVVLAGAGAAVAATAATAVVVAGVADSGDGTSQGCCCGGGDGGAGCAGGGCGGCGGCGG; encoded by the coding sequence ATGTTTTGCTGCTTACGAACAAGAGGCCGGAAAGAGGGGAATCAGGATCAAAAGCCGGTGGCGGCAGGCGGCAAAAATCAGCCGCCACCGGGGAGCTATGGATACGGTGAGAATGAGGGGAAATTGAAAGGCGGCGGGAAGGATGGAAACATGGTGGTTTTGGCGGGAGCAGGCGCCGCAGTTGCTGCCACCGCCGCTACGGCTGTGGTGGTGGCTGGCGTCGCGGATTCCGGTGATGGTACGTCGCAGGGCTGCTGCTGCGGCGGTGGAGACGGTGGAGCGGGGTGCGCCGGCGGCGGTTGCGGCGGCTGTGGTGGTTGTGGAGGTTGA
- the LOC125217147 gene encoding ultraviolet-B receptor UVR8, with protein sequence MLRFLNKNFITRPGPLIGLSCRWLSVKTTVLSFGDDSQGALGLQNSPFGLSSDAYEPTPIPGLPPDVCSVAAGHYHSLAVTSEGHVWAWGRNNESQLGRGPLSPRETWSKPQKVEGLDKVMVRAAFASGVVSAAIGDDGALWVWGMSKRGQLGLGKHVTEAVSPARVESLLGHEIVKVSLGWGHVLALTKGGKLFGWGYYADCRLGRIGRSLEASPLDSISEKVISLSENKSMMIEAAEKLVSEAMEKETDMPIIWEPTLIEEVSDAEVVDMACGLDHSLILCGDGTLLSGGSNVYGQLGQVTGYLGLHSVDLGLRPICIASGLGHSLAICSAEEGPTIFTWGWNQCSQLGRDGPENMPFVVDSLVGEMPVSVSGGRVHSIAVTEKREVWSWGCGRNGRLGLGSSADEPEPMLVEYLEGSDVLQAVAGFDHNLVLVRE encoded by the exons ATGCTTCGATTCCTcaacaaaaatttcataacCCGACCGGGCCCTCTAATCGGGCTGAGCTGCCGATGGTTGTCCGTCAAAACCACCGTCTTGAGCTTCGGCGACGATTCCCAGGGTGCACTTGGTctccaaaactcccctttcgGGCTTAGCTCCGACGCCTACGAGCCCACTCCTATACCGGGCCTTCCGCCTGATGTTTGCAGCGTCGCCGCCGGTCACTACCATTCTCTCGCCGTTACTTCTGAGGGCCACGTTTGGGCTTGGGGCCGGAATAACGAGTCTCAGCTCGGCCGCGGCCCGCTCTCTCCTAG AGAGACGTGGAGTAAACCACAAAAGGTGGAAGGGTTGGATAAGGTGATGGTTCGAGCTGCGTTTGCATCTGGTGTTGTATCTGCTGCTATTGGAGATGATGGTGCATTGTGGGTGTGGGGGATGTCGAAGCGTGGACAGCTAGGTCTTGGGAAACATGTCACCGAGGCTGTCTCACCGGCCAGGGTTGAATCACTTCTCGGACATGAGATAGTTAAG GTTTCACTTGGCTGGGGACATGTTCTTGCACTGACTAAGGGTGGGAAATTGTTCGGATGGGGTTATTATGCAGATTGTAGATTAGGGAGGATTGGTAGATCTTTGGAGGCCTCACCATTGGATTCCATTTCTGAAAAAGTAATATCGCTGAGTGAGAATAAGAGTATGATGATTGAGGCAGCTGAGAAGCTGGTTTCAGAAGCAATGGAGAAGGAAACAGATATGCCTATAATCTGGGAGCCTACTTTGATAGAAGAAGTCAGTGATGCTGAAGTTGTGGATATGGCTTGTGGGCTTGATCATTCCTTAATACTATGCG GGGATGGTACGCTTCTGAGTGGGGGGAGCAACGTGTATGGCCAACTTGGTCAAGTGACGGGATATTTAGGATTGCATTCTGTCGACCTTGGCCTCCGGCCAATCTGTATAGCATCAGGGCTCGGGCATTCTTTAGCTATCTGCAGTGCAGAAGAAGGGCCAACTATTTTTACATGGGGGTGGAACCAGTGTTCTCAACTTGGGAGAGACGGCCCAGAGAATATGCCCTTCGTTGTTGATAGTTTGGTTGGTGAAATGCCAGTTTCTGTTTCCGGAGGCCGGGTGCATTCTATTGCAGTAACAGAGAAGAGGGAGGTTTGGTCTTGGGGCTGTGGTAGAAATGGCAGGCTCGGATTGGGTAGCTCTGCTGATGAACCCGAACCTATGTTGGTCGAATATTTGGAGGGCTCTGATGTTTTGCAAGCTGTCGCAGGGTTTGATCACAATCTGGTTCTTGTTCGTGAATGA